A genomic stretch from Candidatus Thiothrix anitrata includes:
- a CDS encoding ABC-type transport auxiliary lipoprotein family protein: MKYLWLWLSLVGLLAGCSAPLKSDLPAEQVYRLAPVIDISARRLPLTLYVPPLTATPALDSARISLIKPPSQQDFIAQSRWPDELPSYLHALILEGLARSEGFQAVSEQRLGHDASLKLLLRVTDFQAEYSADGKEEATIVVGITATLLTGKDSHLLKQQHYEARQTHVALRTGSIVAAMNQALGEVMAALLVDLQRAL, from the coding sequence ATGAAATACTTGTGGTTATGGTTAAGTTTGGTGGGTTTATTGGCGGGGTGTAGCGCACCGTTGAAAAGCGATTTACCCGCTGAACAGGTGTACCGCCTTGCACCAGTGATTGATATTTCCGCACGACGTTTGCCGCTGACGCTGTATGTGCCGCCGCTTACTGCAACACCCGCGCTGGATTCCGCACGGATTAGCCTGATTAAACCGCCGTCACAACAAGATTTCATTGCACAAAGCCGTTGGCCTGATGAGTTACCTAGCTATTTACACGCGCTGATTTTGGAAGGGTTGGCGCGTAGCGAAGGCTTTCAAGCGGTCTCGGAACAACGTTTGGGACACGACGCATCACTGAAATTGTTGTTGCGTGTCACCGATTTTCAGGCCGAATATTCAGCCGATGGCAAAGAGGAAGCGACGATTGTGGTCGGCATTACCGCAACGTTATTAACCGGAAAAGACTCGCACTTACTGAAACAGCAACATTACGAAGCCCGCCAAACGCACGTCGCGTTACGCACTGGCAGCATCGTGGCGGCAATGAATCAGGCATTGGGCGAGGTCATGGCGGCGTTGCTGGTGGATTTACAGCGGGCGTTGTAG
- a CDS encoding DUF2283 domain-containing protein codes for MKIEFDPMADAMYIQLADGDVAKTEEVKPGMMFDYDAAGNVLGIEVLYVSKRAELPLKQAA; via the coding sequence ATGAAAATCGAATTTGACCCAATGGCGGACGCGATGTACATCCAGCTTGCCGACGGTGACGTGGCAAAAACCGAAGAAGTTAAACCTGGCATGATGTTTGATTATGATGCAGCGGGTAATGTGCTGGGTATCGAAGTCCTTTATGTCAGCAAACGTGCTGAACTCCCTCTGAAACAGGCAGCATAA
- a CDS encoding DUF4258 domain-containing protein codes for MQYRLSDHAKKRLQQRGIKLEWISAALAFPDQTENDPEDGTLAHVLKEIPEKGFKRLRVIYNESIEPVTIVTAYFE; via the coding sequence ATGCAATACAGGTTGAGTGATCATGCTAAGAAACGCCTTCAGCAGCGGGGTATCAAGCTGGAGTGGATTAGTGCCGCGCTGGCGTTTCCTGATCAGACCGAAAATGATCCCGAAGACGGTACACTTGCCCATGTGCTGAAAGAAATTCCAGAGAAAGGTTTCAAGCGGCTGCGGGTCATTTACAATGAATCCATTGAGCCTGTTACCATTGTGACAGCCTATTTTGAATAA
- a CDS encoding DUF3368 domain-containing protein — protein MSQAIISDSSSLIMAARLGRLDLLSNLFQQIHVPQRVRQEIMAKEDAAIHLLLENPTFTVVATTNHSLLALLDGTLDYGEAEAVALAQEKQWLLLIDEKKGRKIAKNMGLKIIGLLGVLLLNYRRGHILKTEAIDLLAQLKQMGFRLSITLENDFLLQLQR, from the coding sequence ATGAGCCAAGCCATTATCAGTGACAGCAGTAGCCTGATTATGGCGGCACGACTGGGGCGTTTGGACTTGCTCAGCAATCTTTTCCAACAAATTCATGTGCCCCAGCGGGTACGACAAGAAATCATGGCAAAGGAAGATGCTGCTATCCATTTGTTGCTGGAAAATCCCACCTTCACCGTTGTTGCCACCACCAATCACAGCCTGCTGGCATTATTGGATGGAACGCTCGACTATGGCGAAGCGGAAGCCGTGGCACTCGCCCAAGAAAAACAATGGCTGTTGCTGATTGACGAGAAAAAGGGGCGCAAGATTGCCAAAAATATGGGCTTGAAAATTATCGGCTTGCTGGGTGTATTGCTGCTGAACTACCGACGTGGGCATATCCTGAAAACCGAAGCCATCGACTTGTTAGCGCAGCTAAAACAGATGGGTTTTCGTCTATCTATCACCTTAGAAAATGACTTTCTCCTGCAATTGCAACGTTAA
- a CDS encoding type II toxin-antitoxin system Phd/YefM family antitoxin produces the protein MQTIGIKELKTNPSVLTKAMDAKEYLLISKRGKPFALTTALDDPLFDLGLKTWLLTRAYADSGLSLGQLARALDKSYSDTVKLLALLNIPVLDYDLADELDTLETLA, from the coding sequence ATGCAGACTATCGGCATTAAAGAACTGAAAACGAACCCTTCCGTCTTAACCAAAGCAATGGATGCTAAGGAATACTTACTGATTTCCAAACGTGGCAAGCCCTTCGCACTCACCACCGCGCTGGATGATCCTTTGTTTGATTTGGGTTTAAAAACATGGCTTTTGACCCGTGCGTATGCTGACAGTGGATTGTCATTGGGGCAGCTTGCCCGTGCTTTGGACAAATCTTATTCCGATACGGTGAAGTTACTTGCGCTATTGAACATCCCCGTATTGGACTACGACTTAGCGGATGAATTGGACACGTTGGAAACCCTTGCATGA